The DNA window AACAACATATTGGTTGGTTGAATCAAAACACTAGCTAATTCAGTAGggaaagaaaatatcaaatacaaTTTGGCTTGACAAAGTAACTAAGTGGGGTAAAAAGTACCTTGAATTTAGAACGAGAATCTGCTTCTAGCCGAGTATAGAAAGCCCGCTCCTCAGTTGAGAAGTCTACCTTTGTCAAGCAGATTGATTTTGGTGGCAGGTTAATTATAGGCTGCCCATCAATCAATGTTGCTATATCACATTTAGCAACAAATATTATGTTAGAAGAAATGCTTGCACAAAAATCGCATCTCTGTTATGTGACAACATTAAAGCAATGGAACACAGTTTCAAAGGATTTAACATAAAAACTCAAGTTTGAATAAATATGTGTTTGTCAAGATACAATCTAAATAAAgctgataaaattataaagcaaataTTTAACATCCCTGTGAAAGAAATCGTTCACGAATATCCATGTTCTTAATTATTCACGAAACcaataaaatgaaattcaaatcaGAAAGTTCAAGAGGCAGGCCTTTAAGCAACCCATAAACTCTTCCCATTCATCCTGCCGAGAATTACCATCTTTATCTCATTTATATGTGATGAATAAAAGATGCTGCTATAAAATATTTGAGTATGATAAACACGCAGCATGATTATACTCCTGAAAGGAAATCAAAAGAGAGAAACCAACTGCACAGGTCTCATGTAGAAGTgcttgacattaaaaaaaaaaagtatgatttttttaggtaaaccccccccccccccaactaCATTGATCCAAAGAACGAGAGCGATCACCTTTTGTACGACGCAGCATTATAGCCCTTAGAACTGCCTGCAGCTTCTTGTAACCATGCAATGAGTTTCTGGATATAGGAACTTTAATGGTATTGTAAAATGATTTGTAAACAGCGTAAGGGTCGTATCTGAGGAATCTGAAGTAGCTGTATAAATCATCAATTGAGTTTTGTATAGGTGTTCCAGATAAGCACCACCTTCTTTTGGCACGAAGGCTGCAGCAGGCTCGAGCTACTTGAGTTCGGtgattttttatagtttgaGCTTCATCCAGTATCACCCTAGACCAGCTCACTCTAGCAAGTGCACCGAAGTCACAATCAATAGAGGAACTATCCATTCCCTTTCTGCCTCTCTTCTTGCTGACTTTAGAagtcttcttcctcttcttattATTTGAAAACTCCGAAGATAATCCATGCTTTTCACCATTTTTATCATCAGCCTCATCCTCATCAACCAAAGGCTGTTTTGGAACTTCATTAGTTACAATTGAATATGTAGTCAAAACCACATCATGTTTAGCCAATTCATCAGGACTCCTTGTACGATTGCCACCATGATAGATCAGGACAGAAAGTTTGGCTCCATCAGCAACTTTATCATCCAGCTCCCGGGCCCATTGTCGGAGAACACTCGCCGGACACACCACTAGTGTACCTGCTGCTGGTCTACGTCTACTAATTGCCTTTGTAGAAGAACCAGCTTCTGGGGTAGATTTAATATCAGCCGACTCTCTAGTCTGCTTGTCTTTATCCAAGACAAGAGTTCCATTatcatcatcgtcatccaaATTCAATGCTTCAGTTTTGTGATTGCGCTGATCTTCAGACTTCGATTTTGTCTCCAAAGACTTTTGCATTTGTACAAGGGCAATCATTGAGATTGTTTTACCAAGGCCCTGGAGTATGAGATCATAATGAGTGATGGCAGATATGTAGGtctaaaccaaaaaaagaattaatcatGAACAAACGCAATAAGAATAAAATGGACTTCTCTAAATGCATAACCTGATCATCAGCTAAAATTCCACCTAGACAATGCAAGCTTCTTGTTTCCTTCTGAAGCATCCATGCCAAAGCAATTTTctgtaaaataaaacaacttcaATGAAAAATGTAAAATACACTAACCAACTTGTAGATTATCAGTAAAATGGTAAAACCTGATGTCTGAGAAGAGGCACAGACATAAGACCATCAGGTAGATTAGCTTCAACTTTTGGTTGATTAAGATCCTGCAAGAATAAATGTCCATCatctttataaaattttcaagaacTTCAAACATTGACTTGTCTCCCAGCAACTtgaaatattaagaaaagaactagcataattttgtttgttatactcaaaagttttaaaacaagtaaggctatgtttgtttttgcggtgCCCCGCAAAAACAAATGGGCCCAGATACCAGCAGCGGAGACAGAAATAAGCCTATAAATCATGGTGGATGGTACTCACCTAGAACTGTACATAAAAAGTAAGGCATGCAAGTCAAAGATTGAGTACAGCTGTATTTGTTGTTTGTTAGGTCCCCAAAGTGGAAAACATaggaaattaaaattgataagaGCTCAATATCTCTTCATGAACACAGAAATCAAGTCATTCGTTTTATGAGAGTTTAGAGATAACAGCGATCTGGCAATGCTGGGCTCTAAGATAGACCAAGTGACAAAAAAACTCCACACGTGTTTTCTTGGAAAAACGCTGTCACTAGCCAAACAAAATGTTACACAAACTAAAACTTGATTGTTATGAAAACTAGGCTTGAATAGTTTTTCTTGGCTCCAGATAATCAGGACAGAGAAGCACATTTTTTTTCTGTACCAGGTAATTATGTAATAATACTATCACAAAAATGCTAAATTTCATATGACcataaactaaaattaaaatggacAGGTTACAGttccaaaatataataaaagaacgTAATCGATAGCTTTCTGAAATATGAACATAAGTTCATGTGCattattaagtaaaataaaatgttggtACGAATcaaaaacaagtcaaaattGTCCGGGTTTGCTTCATCAGTTATGCTTCTGAACAAGTCCAAGCTCTTAGCaaacaaaacttgaaagttTTTTGCAATTAATGTTAAGGTTGAGGTGTGTTCAGGCTCAGTTTACATCTAAAACAACCAAACTTGAACAACATGCTGCTTGGCTGAGCTCAACTCTATTACAGCCCTACCAACACTTGAAAAGAAATGCTAGTTatagtatgaaaaaaaagacaatgaccGAAAATGAGTTGCtatgaaatcaaaattatgCTCGTAACCAGCAAAGAGGAAACCCCAAATCCTGTTTATACAAtataagcaattaaaataaaggtaAAATTAACTCCACATACTTCCAGTGCCGCTTGATAGACCAGTCTCTCGTCCGTTCCAGCAGCATTTTCATCCCCAGCCATGGAGTGATACACAGGTTCACTTGGACCAGGAAATTGTGCAGAAGGTTTTCCATGCATAAAAGA is part of the Populus trichocarpa isolate Nisqually-1 chromosome 7, P.trichocarpa_v4.1, whole genome shotgun sequence genome and encodes:
- the LOC7497758 gene encoding helicase-like transcription factor CHR28 isoform X4 — encoded protein: MAAISPIEISSSDSDFNFTDDDEVEISPVNARDSANTRTLPDWATAHPTTSRYTGYGGQTQNASPLKRPYASNGSSSSNVNDLSWMKIHGQPTNGANIRDTSWPSARGDGTRHFIGTGNVGQPRAVNSQIANVSGADYEKLSSQQALKRTLPSSLHPSEPSNKANNTVENASSSGSRDIYGNAYHLAGPSVTNSRGYTRDIHSKRNNDDIMMYENNGSRIPPPSFMHGKPSAQFPGPSEPVYHSMAGDENAAGTDERLVYQAALEDLNQPKVEANLPDGLMSVPLLRHQKIALAWMLQKETRSLHCLGGILADDQGLGKTISMIALVQMQKSLETKSKSEDQRNHKTEALNLDDDDDNGTLVLDKDKQTRESADIKSTPEAGSSTKAISRRRPAAGTLVVCPASVLRQWARELDDKVADGAKLSVLIYHGGNRTRSPDELAKHDVVLTTYSIVTNEVPKQPLVDEDEADDKNGEKHGLSSEFSNNKKRKKTSKVSKKRGRKGMDSSSIDCDFGALARVSWSRVILDEAQTIKNHRTQVARACCSLRAKRRWCLSGTPIQNSIDDLYSYFRFLRYDPYAVYKSFYNTIKVPISRNSLHGYKKLQAVLRAIMLRRTKATLIDGQPIINLPPKSICLTKVDFSTEERAFYTRLEADSRSKFKAYAAAGTVNQNYANILLMLLRLRQACDHPLLVKGFNSESVEKDSAEMANQLPREMVVDLLNRVTSALCRVCNVTVMLMSLKAGNLGLNMVAACHVILLDLWWNPTTEDQAIDRAHRIGQTRPVTVTRLTIKDTVEDRILALQDEKRKMVASAFGEDQSGGSATRLTVEDLKYLFMV
- the LOC7497758 gene encoding helicase-like transcription factor CHR28 isoform X5, which gives rise to MAAISPIEISSSDSDFNFTDDDEVEISPVNARDSANTRTLPDWATAHPTTSRYTGYGGQTQNASPLKRPYASNGSSSSNVNDLSWMKIHGQPTNGANIRDTSWPSARGDGTRHFIGTGNVGQPRAVNSQIANVSGADYEKLSSQQALKRTLPSSLHPSEPSNKANNTVENASSSGSRDIYGNAYHLAGPSVTNSRGYTRDIHSKRNNDDIMMYENNGSRIPPPSFMHGKPSAQFPGPSEPVYHSMAGDENAAGTDERLVYQAALEDLNQPKVEANLPDGLMSVPLLRHQKIALAWMLQKETRSLHCLGGILADDQGLGKTISMIALVQMQKSLETKSKSEDQRNHKTEALNLDDDDDNGTLVLDKDKQTRESADIKSTPEAGSSTKAISRRRPAAGTLVVCPASVLRQWARELDDKVADGAKLSVLIYHGGNRTRSPDELAKHDVVLTTYSIVTNEVPKQPLVDEDEADDKNGEKHGLSSEFSNNKKRKKTSKVSKKRGRKGMDSSSIDCDFGALARVSWSRVILDEAQTIKNHRTQVARACCSLRAKRRWCLSGTPIQNSIDDLYSYFRFLRYDPYAVYKSFYNTIKVPISRNSLHGYKKLQAVLRAIMLRRTKATLIDGQPIINLPPKSICLTKVDFSTEERAFYTRLEADSRSKFKAYAAAGTVNQNYANILLMLLRLRQACDHPLLVKGFNSESVEKDSAEMANQLPREMVVDLLNRVTSALCRVCNDPPEDSVVTMCGHVFCNQCVSEYLTGDDNTCPASDCKEQLGSDVVFSEATLRRRISDTFDASSSHSKFDDKSIVLQHEMH